The proteins below are encoded in one region of Borrelia duttonii Ly:
- a CDS encoding chemotaxis protein CheD (catalyzes the conversion of glutamine residues to glutamate on methyl-accepting chemotaxis receptors), whose product MLNHFNFKLKRDVTIIIPGEAFVSNDRVISTILGSCVSVVLYDEFRKLIGLNHYVLVKSDLVVDDLKKGRYGVYAIPMLIDAMIENGASKSNLKAKLFGGSNFMAKGTIKVGVENSSFALSELKKCGIPILAKDLGHSKSRKIFVYPEDFRVVVEYPDGAKVF is encoded by the coding sequence ATGTTAAATCATTTTAATTTTAAATTAAAGAGAGATGTTACGATAATCATACCGGGTGAGGCTTTTGTATCAAATGATAGGGTTATATCTACAATACTTGGGTCTTGTGTTTCTGTTGTTCTTTATGATGAATTTCGTAAGCTTATAGGATTAAATCATTATGTATTAGTGAAATCCGATTTAGTGGTAGATGACCTTAAAAAGGGTAGGTATGGTGTTTATGCTATTCCTATGTTAATTGATGCTATGATAGAAAATGGTGCATCAAAAAGTAATCTTAAAGCCAAGCTTTTTGGAGGTTCGAATTTTATGGCCAAAGGGACAATAAAGGTGGGTGTTGAAAATTCGTCGTTTGCACTTAGTGAATTAAAGAAATGTGGTATTCCAATTTTAGCTAAAGATTTGGGGCATTCTAAATCTAGAAAGATTTTTGTTTATCCTGAGGATTTTAGGGTTGTTGTTGAATATCCAGATGGTGCTAAAGTTTTTTAA
- a CDS encoding lactate permease LctP family transporter has protein sequence MNLYNFIKAVIPIIIIIIGLGIIKKPAYYVIPICLIVTIAIVLFDKNLGISNTSLAILEGTIMGIWPIIIVIVAAIFTYKMAESQNDMQIIKAMLSNVSSDRRIIILLVAWGFGNFLEGVAGYGTAVAIPVSILIAMGFEPFFACLLCLIMDTSSTAYGSVGIPIISLAQATELDVKMLSYDISLQLIIPTLLIPFILVILVGGGIKSLKGGMFILTLLSGASIAISQVYVSKILGPELPAIIGSIPVMAIIIIYAKFFDKENKTCNKIKVSKMQGFLACMPYILIVSLIIIVSPLFHSINKYLSNFKTILEIYPGAKPLQFKWLTSPGLLIILATIISYSIRGVPILDQLKTFLLTIKKLALSSFVIICIVSISRLMTHSGMIKDLADGISTLTGTLYPLFSPLIGALGTFLTGSDTVSNVLFGPLQTQIATNIDINPYWLSAANTTGATGGKMISPQNITIATTTAGLIGQEGKLLSKTIIYAIGYILISGILVYFLL, from the coding sequence ATGAATTTATATAATTTCATTAAAGCAGTAATTCCAATTATAATAATTATTATTGGGCTTGGAATAATAAAAAAACCAGCTTATTATGTCATACCAATATGTTTAATAGTTACTATTGCAATAGTTTTATTTGACAAAAACCTAGGAATAAGCAATACAAGTCTTGCAATTCTTGAAGGAACAATAATGGGAATATGGCCAATAATTATTGTAATAGTAGCTGCTATTTTTACATATAAAATGGCTGAAAGCCAAAATGACATGCAAATCATAAAAGCAATGTTATCAAATGTATCTTCTGACAGGCGAATAATCATTTTGTTGGTAGCATGGGGATTTGGTAACTTCTTGGAAGGAGTTGCAGGATATGGAACTGCTGTTGCAATTCCTGTATCAATACTAATAGCAATGGGATTTGAACCATTTTTTGCATGTCTTTTATGTCTAATCATGGATACATCTTCAACTGCTTATGGTTCGGTAGGAATTCCTATAATATCTCTAGCACAAGCAACAGAGTTAGACGTTAAAATGTTATCTTATGACATCTCTTTACAACTAATAATTCCAACACTTTTGATACCATTTATATTGGTTATTCTTGTAGGAGGAGGAATTAAAAGCCTTAAAGGAGGAATGTTTATACTAACACTACTATCAGGTGCATCTATTGCAATATCGCAAGTTTATGTTTCAAAAATCCTAGGACCAGAACTTCCTGCAATAATTGGAAGCATACCGGTAATGGCAATAATAATAATCTATGCAAAATTTTTTGACAAAGAAAATAAAACTTGCAATAAAATAAAAGTATCAAAAATGCAAGGATTCCTTGCCTGCATGCCATATATTTTAATAGTTTCACTTATAATAATTGTTTCCCCACTGTTTCACTCAATAAATAAATACTTATCAAACTTTAAAACAATTCTCGAAATTTATCCAGGAGCAAAGCCACTACAATTTAAATGGCTAACTTCACCAGGACTTCTAATTATTCTTGCAACCATAATATCTTATTCAATAAGAGGTGTCCCTATACTTGATCAACTAAAAACATTCCTCCTCACAATAAAAAAACTAGCATTGTCTTCATTTGTAATTATATGCATAGTATCAATATCAAGATTAATGACACATAGTGGAATGATCAAAGATCTTGCAGATGGCATCTCAACATTAACAGGCACATTATATCCACTATTTAGCCCATTAATTGGCGCTTTGGGGACTTTCTTAACAGGAAGCGATACTGTTTCAAATGTTTTATTTGGACCTTTACAAACACAAATTGCAACCAATATTGATATTAATCCATATTGGCTATCAGCTGCAAATACAACAGGAGCAACAGGAGGAAAAATGATTTCTCCTCAAAACATAACAATCGCAACAACAACTGCAGGACTTATTGGACAAGAAGGAAAATTATTATCTAAAACCATTATATATGCTATTGGATACATTTTAATATCGGGAATTCTGGTTTACTTCTTATTATAA
- a CDS encoding DNA-binding protein: MAVFIRGQYFILSLIFLIFFGLFVFSGFLFYLKPVIYEISPMPASHENVIVIKGRNLGDKIGEVNINDHYLVKSSIISWSNERVVFKITNEINSGLVFIKNRQGISNELFLVISRQVPIKLEKDNSPFLFFEENLVVMTNTPIVLRGKNLTSDSGVVEIFIQTKHELYKVLSRDILSLSEMEIRFIPPKTLNINGEIFVVVDELKSNKLPFKFNENFFAWNLKKGRNFKISHEISFLKNKNDSSNEILDNINFNIFYLSPVENERQKIQFVDNNGTLLNLDNLFFKNLKSDKYHFNFEVKTFQLNLDIFDVKALEGIRVSTDANIREFKTYVLDKRDHYLSYDSFDLTSINLNVNNKDSAYELAKSIIDALVSYFTLVNNDLALDKSIEMKEISVDNLILLTNLLFFRHNIPLRNAVGFYFDNKSSKLQKHIWCEFFLEHIGFIYFDIINAVLFKDSSNYFLNMSENYIHYGYREDYDNDLLLDEYVDLVLFKYKSLTSHDHSLNYKITLEENSNDR; this comes from the coding sequence TCTCATGAAAATGTAATTGTGATTAAAGGACGTAATTTGGGTGATAAAATTGGAGAAGTTAATATTAATGATCATTATTTAGTGAAAAGTAGTATTATTAGTTGGAGCAATGAGAGAGTAGTTTTTAAAATTACTAATGAAATTAATTCTGGGCTTGTTTTTATAAAAAATAGGCAAGGTATTAGTAATGAGCTTTTTCTTGTTATTAGTAGACAAGTGCCAATAAAACTTGAAAAAGACAATAGTCCTTTTCTTTTTTTTGAGGAAAATTTAGTTGTAATGACAAATACTCCTATTGTATTGAGGGGTAAAAATTTAACGTCAGATTCTGGAGTTGTTGAGATATTTATTCAAACCAAACATGAACTTTATAAAGTGCTCTCTAGAGATATATTGAGTTTAAGTGAGATGGAGATAAGATTTATTCCCCCTAAAACTTTGAATATTAATGGTGAAATTTTTGTAGTGGTTGATGAACTTAAGAGCAATAAACTTCCTTTTAAATTTAATGAAAATTTTTTTGCATGGAATTTAAAGAAGGGTAGAAATTTTAAAATTTCCCATGAAATTTCTTTTTTAAAGAATAAGAATGATAGTTCTAATGAAATATTAGATAATATTAATTTTAATATTTTTTATTTAAGTCCAGTTGAAAATGAAAGACAAAAAATTCAGTTTGTAGATAATAATGGAACTTTATTGAATTTAGATAATTTGTTTTTTAAAAATTTGAAATCAGATAAGTATCATTTTAACTTTGAAGTTAAGACTTTTCAGTTAAATTTAGATATTTTTGATGTGAAAGCTTTGGAGGGTATTAGGGTAAGTACAGATGCTAATATACGTGAGTTTAAAACTTATGTTTTAGATAAAAGAGATCATTATTTATCTTATGATTCGTTTGATTTAACTTCAATTAATTTGAATGTCAATAATAAAGATTCCGCTTATGAATTAGCAAAATCTATTATTGATGCTTTAGTATCATATTTTACACTTGTAAATAATGATTTAGCTTTAGATAAATCTATTGAGATGAAAGAAATTTCAGTTGATAATTTAATTTTGCTTACTAATTTATTGTTTTTTAGACATAATATACCTTTAAGAAATGCTGTTGGATTTTATTTCGATAATAAGTCTTCCAAACTTCAAAAACATATTTGGTGTGAGTTTTTTTTAGAGCATATTGGTTTTATTTATTTTGATATAATAAATGCAGTATTATTTAAGGATAGCTCAAATTATTTTTTGAATATGTCAGAGAATTATATCCATTATGGATATAGAGAAGATTATGATAATGATTTATTATTAGATGAATATGTTGATTTGGTGTTGTTTAAATATAAAAGCTTAACAAGTCATGATCATTCTTTGAATTATAAGATTACTTTGGAGGAAAATAGTAATGATAGATAA
- the glyA gene encoding serine hydroxymethyltransferase: MIDNILFDLIEREAKRERENIELIASENFVSSDVRQAVGSVLTNKYAEGYPSKRYYGGCSVVDDIENLAISRAMELFGASYANVQPHSGSQANMAAIMSLIKPGDKILGMELSHGGHLTHGSKVSFSGMFFDAYSYGVSRDSEMIDYDDVKNIAKACRPNLIIAGASSYSREIDFKKFREIANEVSAYLLCDIAHTAGLVATGFHNSPIDVAHLTTSTTHKTLRGPRGGLILAGKEFNTMINYNNKERTLDSAVNSCVFPGTQGGPLMHVIAGKAVAFKEALNKEFKDYISRVIENTKAMAEYFISEGLRIVSGGTDNHLFLVDLSGLGITGADAEKILESVNITLNKNAIPFDSKNPSVASGIRIGAPAITSRGLNRDDSIKVAHFIIRALKTKSTDELRKIKQEVIGFISSFDMP; encoded by the coding sequence ATGATAGATAACATTCTATTTGATTTAATTGAAAGAGAAGCTAAAAGAGAGAGAGAAAATATTGAGTTAATTGCTTCAGAGAATTTTGTTTCATCAGATGTTAGACAAGCTGTTGGAAGTGTTTTGACCAATAAATATGCCGAAGGGTATCCTTCAAAGAGATATTATGGTGGATGTTCTGTTGTTGATGATATTGAAAATTTAGCCATATCACGAGCTATGGAATTATTCGGTGCAAGTTATGCTAATGTTCAGCCTCATAGTGGTTCTCAAGCTAATATGGCTGCTATAATGTCACTTATTAAGCCTGGGGATAAAATTCTTGGGATGGAATTGTCTCATGGTGGTCATTTGACTCATGGTAGTAAGGTTAGTTTTTCTGGTATGTTTTTTGATGCATATTCTTATGGTGTTTCAAGAGATTCTGAGATGATTGATTACGATGATGTTAAAAACATAGCTAAGGCATGTAGACCAAATTTGATCATTGCTGGTGCATCTTCTTATTCAAGAGAAATTGATTTTAAGAAGTTTCGTGAAATAGCAAATGAAGTTTCAGCTTATCTTTTATGTGATATTGCTCATACGGCAGGTCTTGTTGCTACGGGTTTTCATAATTCTCCTATTGATGTTGCACATTTAACTACAAGTACTACTCATAAAACTTTAAGAGGTCCTAGAGGAGGCTTAATTCTTGCAGGTAAAGAGTTTAATACAATGATCAATTATAATAATAAAGAGAGAACTTTAGATTCAGCTGTTAATTCTTGTGTTTTTCCAGGAACCCAAGGGGGACCTTTAATGCATGTTATTGCGGGCAAAGCAGTGGCTTTCAAAGAGGCATTAAATAAAGAGTTTAAAGATTATATTTCTAGGGTTATAGAGAATACTAAAGCTATGGCTGAGTATTTTATTTCAGAGGGTCTTAGAATAGTTAGTGGTGGTACAGATAATCATTTGTTTTTGGTTGATCTTAGTGGTTTAGGTATTACGGGAGCTGATGCTGAGAAGATTCTTGAAAGTGTAAATATTACGCTTAATAAAAATGCAATTCCTTTTGATTCTAAAAATCCTTCTGTAGCTTCTGGAATTAGAATTGGTGCTCCTGCTATTACTTCACGAGGTTTAAATAGAGATGATTCTATTAAAGTTGCTCATTTTATTATTAGAGCTTTAAAGACAAAATCTACTGATGAACTTAGAAAGATAAAACAAGAAGTTATAGGGTTTATTAGTAGTTTTGATATGCCTTAG
- a CDS encoding J domain-containing protein: protein MYNLFQIIFLLLPFILIFSPFILGIFFIFFILSIIYSILGGFRISTTTRDYFYSKSREFEFYKLSFLLMAKLISILGSMTGEQLNYISFIMSSLNLSERDKSELYNLFHFSVTQNRNADKILYTLKLGYFQRKDLFVWLVSVLKEINNLARCKSLEGDKFISYVSSFLELDFESYDSYKNVDIKVVSPYEVLGLKYDASDDDIKRAYKKLVIQYHPDKFENEPVKQKEANEKFIRIQDAYEKISKERNLK, encoded by the coding sequence GTGTATAATTTATTTCAGATTATCTTTTTATTGTTGCCATTTATTTTGATTTTTAGTCCTTTTATTTTAGGCATATTTTTTATATTTTTTATTTTAAGTATAATTTATAGCATTTTAGGTGGATTTAGGATATCTACTACTACAAGGGATTATTTTTATTCTAAATCAAGGGAATTTGAGTTTTATAAATTATCATTTTTACTAATGGCTAAATTAATTTCTATTTTAGGATCGATGACCGGTGAGCAATTAAATTATATTAGTTTTATAATGAGTTCATTAAATTTATCTGAAAGAGATAAGAGTGAACTTTATAATCTATTTCATTTTTCTGTAACACAGAATAGGAATGCAGACAAAATATTATATACTCTAAAACTTGGCTATTTTCAACGTAAAGACCTTTTTGTGTGGCTTGTGTCGGTTTTAAAAGAAATTAATAATTTAGCTAGATGTAAAAGTTTAGAAGGTGATAAATTTATTTCATATGTTAGTTCATTTCTTGAACTTGATTTTGAAAGTTATGATTCTTATAAGAATGTTGATATAAAGGTTGTTAGTCCTTATGAAGTATTGGGGTTAAAATATGATGCTAGTGATGATGATATAAAGAGAGCTTATAAAAAATTGGTTATACAATACCATCCAGATAAATTTGAAAATGAACCTGTTAAACAAAAAGAGGCAAATGAAAAATTTATTAGGATTCAGGATGCTTATGAAAAAATTTCTAAAGAGAGAAATTTAAAGTAG
- the tig gene encoding trigger factor codes for MILTSNVKLMPGSKVEAVIQISKEFVKAKYNEILKDYSSRLKVKGFRTGRVPFSIIEGKYSDNIRALAIENLIHKSLEEFFESAIYKPLSYAVPKILDEKLEINFDKDFEFTFVYESYPEFEISDISNFKVEIPEVVISDSDIEDELKLLQFENSIIVEDNGSVKVGSIVRVDFVELDDSLNEILATKRQDFVLTVGESDDYYGFGYDIIGMKKDEEKIVEKNYGSDYKFSELANTSKRLKIGVKDIKRRDIPELDDAFAKDVKDSLNTLEDLRDYVRENMLKVVQEKTNSLKLSKLLSGIAEKVNIDVPSSMFEAELKNVINEFSHQNKINITQLQNSSTGLEGVNDVFKENVLNKLKSKLVFQKMVDNDSSEVTELDLENELIKQAQNLKMAPQDVKKFYKERNLFGLLKDEIKRQKVKEKILQDLEEIKLEKVSFRDFVNYKTGE; via the coding sequence GTGATATTAACTAGTAATGTGAAATTAATGCCTGGTTCTAAAGTTGAAGCTGTTATTCAAATTTCAAAAGAATTTGTTAAGGCAAAATATAATGAAATCTTGAAAGATTATTCTTCTCGTCTTAAAGTTAAAGGATTTCGGACGGGTAGAGTTCCTTTTAGTATTATTGAAGGTAAATATTCTGACAATATTAGGGCTCTTGCTATAGAGAATCTAATTCATAAATCTTTGGAAGAATTCTTTGAAAGTGCAATTTATAAGCCATTAAGTTATGCTGTTCCTAAAATATTAGATGAAAAATTGGAAATAAATTTTGATAAAGATTTTGAGTTTACTTTTGTTTATGAATCTTATCCTGAATTTGAAATTTCTGATATTTCAAATTTCAAAGTGGAAATTCCAGAAGTTGTTATTTCTGATTCTGATATAGAGGATGAGCTTAAATTGTTACAATTTGAAAATTCAATAATTGTTGAGGATAATGGTAGTGTTAAAGTAGGTAGTATTGTTAGAGTCGATTTTGTGGAACTTGATGATTCTTTAAATGAGATTTTAGCAACTAAAAGACAAGATTTTGTTCTTACCGTTGGTGAGTCTGATGATTATTATGGGTTTGGTTATGATATTATTGGAATGAAAAAAGACGAAGAGAAAATAGTGGAAAAAAATTATGGTAGTGATTATAAGTTTAGTGAACTTGCTAATACTTCTAAGAGATTAAAGATAGGTGTTAAGGATATAAAGAGACGTGATATTCCTGAGCTTGATGATGCTTTTGCAAAAGATGTTAAAGATAGTTTGAATACTTTGGAAGATCTTAGGGATTATGTAAGAGAAAATATGTTAAAAGTTGTTCAGGAAAAGACCAACTCTCTCAAGCTTTCAAAGTTATTATCTGGTATTGCAGAAAAAGTAAATATAGATGTACCATCTTCTATGTTTGAAGCTGAATTAAAAAATGTTATTAATGAATTTTCACATCAAAATAAGATTAACATTACTCAGTTGCAAAATTCTTCTACAGGTTTAGAGGGTGTTAATGATGTTTTTAAGGAAAATGTACTTAATAAATTGAAATCTAAATTAGTTTTTCAGAAAATGGTAGATAATGATTCAAGCGAAGTTACGGAGCTTGATTTAGAGAATGAACTTATTAAGCAGGCTCAAAATTTAAAAATGGCTCCTCAGGATGTTAAGAAATTTTATAAAGAAAGAAATTTATTTGGACTTTTAAAGGATGAAATTAAGAGACAAAAGGTTAAAGAGAAAATTTTACAAGATTTGGAAGAAATTAAGCTTGAAAAAGTTTCCTTTAGAGATTTTGTTAATTATAAAACAGGTGAATAA
- a CDS encoding integrin-binding adhesin P66 family protein codes for MTKTIICLLVIILSHIMAFAEDNETDTNGNNSNNTNTSNNTPELNQNLKLPITLTFDNSSQFRFDMDELVPGLENKTNVGIKITPYINTKEVGNNDPLSAYVKVESLCLNASGKSNTPIKFSVGNITAQINMYDFYLKMESMTDFNFNQESLFSFAPISKIQSQYYGFPNKENATTRTILSRSTAKKIGTLQFGYKLPSQLELILSIGATGTGNRNNKKNDKDSEEDKKNKEAIPYNDTYKGILYGTQVKWKPIQNNLTQYNSNISVKNPLELNFGISGAIGNSTFNNSSITYGLKDTSVTDSDLVNPTLSNASIITSIGVSYKLGLTKINNKNTYLLLNAGSDLGIDPFASDFSILGHISRKANTDEKKQFDPVSNKLQFDTKRTPNFEFSVGTGIGLAWNTNEGEEESWEISGSKSYNKRIFGAQDKKSGIGFGINYGKSLYRPTSSNTLIQKIAQKSFQTLNAELSTYEDNKKGIIPGLGWIASIGIYDLLRDKPKSDDIIAALTPNTTTTNKTNIEFASATQLGGALYLDYAIPLKSMSPNTYIIPYVGAHMLGTLNFPKNTLYLKAGLELENLIKLTNIVIGWDSNNILASKDQNGSVFILFKISIS; via the coding sequence ATGACAAAAACAATAATATGTCTACTCGTAATAATATTAAGTCATATAATGGCTTTTGCTGAAGATAATGAGACTGATACTAATGGTAATAACTCAAACAATACAAATACAAGCAATAATACACCCGAACTTAATCAAAATCTCAAACTCCCTATTACATTAACTTTTGACAACAGTAGCCAATTTAGATTTGATATGGATGAACTTGTTCCTGGTTTAGAAAATAAAACCAATGTGGGAATTAAAATTACACCATATATAAATACAAAAGAAGTAGGTAATAATGATCCTCTCTCAGCTTATGTTAAAGTAGAAAGTCTATGCTTAAACGCTAGTGGAAAAAGTAATACACCAATAAAATTTAGCGTAGGAAATATTACAGCACAAATTAATATGTACGATTTTTACCTTAAAATGGAATCAATGACTGATTTTAACTTTAATCAAGAATCATTATTTAGTTTTGCACCAATAAGTAAAATTCAAAGCCAATATTACGGTTTTCCAAACAAGGAAAATGCAACAACAAGAACAATTCTTTCAAGAAGTACAGCTAAAAAAATAGGAACTCTTCAATTTGGATACAAACTTCCATCACAATTAGAACTCATACTATCAATTGGAGCAACAGGAACAGGAAATAGAAATAATAAAAAAAATGACAAAGATTCTGAAGAGGATAAAAAAAATAAAGAGGCAATTCCTTATAACGATACTTACAAAGGTATACTTTATGGTACGCAAGTCAAATGGAAACCAATACAAAACAATTTAACACAATATAATTCAAATATCAGTGTCAAAAATCCTCTTGAGTTAAATTTTGGAATATCAGGAGCAATCGGAAACTCAACATTCAATAATTCCTCAATAACATATGGTCTTAAAGATACATCTGTCACAGACTCAGATCTTGTAAATCCAACTCTATCAAATGCATCTATAATAACTTCCATTGGAGTTAGTTACAAACTTGGTCTTACAAAAATTAACAATAAAAATACTTATCTATTACTAAATGCCGGTTCCGATTTAGGAATAGACCCATTTGCAAGTGATTTTTCTATACTTGGACACATATCTAGAAAAGCAAACACAGATGAAAAAAAGCAATTTGATCCAGTAAGCAATAAGCTTCAATTCGATACAAAAAGAACCCCCAATTTTGAATTCTCTGTGGGAACTGGTATAGGACTTGCCTGGAATACAAATGAAGGAGAAGAAGAATCTTGGGAAATTAGTGGAAGTAAATCTTATAACAAACGAATATTTGGCGCACAAGATAAAAAATCCGGCATCGGATTTGGAATTAATTATGGAAAAAGTCTATATAGACCTACATCTTCAAATACGTTAATACAAAAAATCGCCCAAAAATCATTTCAAACATTGAATGCAGAACTTTCAACTTACGAAGATAATAAAAAAGGTATTATCCCTGGACTTGGTTGGATAGCCTCAATAGGAATTTATGATCTCTTAAGAGACAAACCTAAATCAGATGACATAATAGCAGCTCTTACTCCAAACACTACCACCACAAATAAAACCAACATTGAATTTGCTAGCGCAACTCAACTTGGAGGTGCATTATACCTTGATTATGCAATACCTTTAAAATCTATGTCACCAAATACATATATAATTCCATATGTAGGTGCTCATATGCTAGGAACCCTTAATTTTCCAAAAAACACCTTATATCTAAAAGCTGGACTAGAATTAGAAAACTTAATTAAATTAACAAACATAGTTATTGGATGGGATTCAAACAATATCCTGGCATCTAAAGATCAAAATGGAAGTGTATTTATACTATTTAAAATATCTATTTCTTAA
- the clpP gene encoding ATP-dependent Clp endopeptidase proteolytic subunit ClpP, with amino-acid sequence MHNLVPTVVEHTGNYERVFDIYSRLLRDRIIFLSGEINDLRGDTVIAQLLFLESEDSKKDIYLYINSPGGSITAGLAIYDTMQYIKPDVRTICIGQAASMAAFLLAGGAVGKRESLSYSRIMIHQPWGGIGGQASDISIQANEIIRLKRLIIDIMSEKIGVSKEKLALDIERDYFMTPEGALNYGIIDSILVRN; translated from the coding sequence ATGCATAATTTGGTGCCTACTGTTGTAGAGCATACTGGAAATTATGAACGTGTGTTTGATATATATTCAAGATTATTACGAGATAGAATAATTTTTTTGAGTGGTGAGATTAATGATTTAAGAGGAGATACAGTCATTGCTCAACTTTTATTTTTAGAATCTGAAGACTCTAAAAAGGATATATATCTTTATATAAATTCTCCAGGAGGTAGTATTACTGCAGGACTTGCAATTTATGATACTATGCAGTATATCAAGCCAGATGTGAGAACGATTTGCATTGGTCAAGCGGCTTCAATGGCTGCGTTTTTACTTGCGGGAGGAGCTGTAGGTAAGAGGGAATCGTTGTCTTATTCAAGGATAATGATTCATCAACCTTGGGGTGGAATAGGTGGCCAAGCTAGTGACATTAGTATACAAGCGAATGAAATTATAAGACTTAAGAGGTTAATAATAGATATTATGTCTGAAAAAATAGGAGTTTCTAAGGAAAAATTAGCTCTTGATATTGAAAGAGATTATTTTATGACACCAGAAGGTGCTTTGAATTATGGAATCATTGATAGCATTTTGGTGAGGAATTAA
- the pepD gene encoding beta-Ala-His dipeptidase, with the protein MENIVIHYFKQISQIPRCSKNLKGISNFVKQEAIKFGFSFKEDNVGNIVVKIKANECDNVLPVILQAHTDMVCEKNESVVHDFEKDPIKIIEDDGYFFASGTTLGADNGIGVAMMLAIMSESSAFKHPALELLFTVDEEIGLIGAIGLDPNLCSGKMLINLDGEEEGYFLVGCAGSRLVHIDFEPRYRKSKKKTCVEILFTGLQGGHSGVDIHIDFANSLKLIFFALNSLREKISFEIGHISGGCKSNAIPRESKALILIEDEDYSLLERELKMFKCYVHEMHNLDVGFEIVLKRVNFCGDVLDDIDQCKLLDMGMAFFHGVQKVENYDEKLVRTSLNFASLLKVGNEYQFVFTIRSLLDIEKEYICCHLKSISKLAGANFKMIYDYSSWQPSKHSKLLSHLKNVYKDMYLKEAKTVMVHAGLETGVISEKFGEIDAVTIGPWINYPHTPRERVDIASVVRVYDFLKKSLETL; encoded by the coding sequence ATGGAAAATATTGTAATACATTATTTTAAGCAGATATCTCAAATTCCTAGATGTTCAAAGAATTTGAAAGGTATTAGTAATTTTGTTAAACAAGAAGCCATAAAATTTGGATTTTCTTTTAAAGAAGATAATGTTGGGAATATTGTTGTGAAGATTAAGGCTAATGAATGTGATAATGTTTTGCCTGTTATTTTACAAGCTCATACAGATATGGTTTGTGAAAAAAATGAATCTGTTGTACATGATTTTGAAAAAGATCCTATAAAGATCATCGAAGATGATGGATATTTTTTTGCATCAGGTACTACTCTTGGTGCTGATAATGGAATTGGGGTTGCAATGATGCTTGCCATTATGAGTGAATCTTCTGCTTTTAAACATCCTGCTTTAGAACTTCTATTTACTGTTGATGAGGAGATAGGATTAATAGGAGCTATTGGACTTGATCCTAATTTATGCAGTGGCAAGATGTTAATTAATCTTGATGGAGAAGAAGAAGGCTATTTTTTGGTTGGTTGTGCTGGTTCTAGACTTGTTCATATTGATTTTGAGCCACGATATAGAAAATCTAAAAAAAAGACATGTGTTGAAATTTTATTTACAGGACTTCAAGGAGGCCATTCTGGCGTAGATATTCATATTGATTTTGCTAATTCTTTGAAATTGATTTTTTTTGCATTAAATTCACTTAGAGAAAAAATATCATTTGAGATTGGACATATATCTGGTGGGTGTAAAAGTAATGCCATTCCTAGAGAGTCGAAGGCATTAATACTGATTGAAGATGAAGATTATTCTTTATTAGAGAGAGAATTAAAAATGTTTAAGTGTTATGTTCACGAAATGCATAATCTTGATGTTGGTTTTGAAATTGTTTTAAAGAGAGTGAATTTTTGTGGTGATGTTTTAGATGACATAGATCAGTGCAAACTTTTAGATATGGGAATGGCGTTTTTTCATGGAGTTCAAAAGGTTGAAAATTATGATGAAAAACTTGTTAGAACATCTTTAAATTTTGCTAGTCTGTTGAAAGTTGGGAATGAATATCAGTTTGTATTTACAATAAGATCTTTATTAGATATTGAAAAGGAATATATTTGTTGTCATTTAAAATCTATTAGCAAGCTTGCAGGTGCTAATTTTAAAATGATTTATGATTATTCTTCTTGGCAACCATCGAAACATAGTAAACTTCTAAGTCATTTGAAAAATGTATATAAAGATATGTATTTGAAAGAAGCTAAGACGGTAATGGTTCATGCTGGTCTTGAGACAGGAGTAATATCTGAAAAATTTGGAGAAATAGATGCGGTGACAATTGGGCCTTGGATCAATTATCCTCATACACCAAGAGAACGTGTTGATATTGCTTCAGTTGTTAGAGTTTATGATTTTTTAAAGAAAAGCTTGGAAACTTTGTGA